Proteins encoded in a region of the Microbacterium neungamense genome:
- a CDS encoding DNA polymerase III subunit delta', whose translation MTTVATAPFPWSDVWGQDEAVQTLRAAASDPASLSHAWLITGPPGSGRSTLAYAFAAALIADGPEDEATMRQVLAGTHPDVTALRTDKVIITIAEARALVERSYFAPSAGRYRVIVVEDADRMVERTSNVLLKALEEPPEQTVWVLCAPSEADLLPTIRSRVRPLRLREPDVADVARLITLRTGADEATAEQAARHAQRHIGMAQRLATDEAARRRRDESLRAVLGVRGVADAVEVAGRIIQTATDDAKALTAERDEAERRALLRTVGVAEGQPVPPALRAQVSALEDEQKKRATRSLRDGIDRVLTDLQSLYRDVVMLQYGRGEALINRELGAELAALAAAWPVERTIVALDAIADTRESLERNVAPLLALESLLITIASGRTP comes from the coding sequence ATGACCACCGTCGCGACCGCCCCGTTCCCGTGGTCCGATGTGTGGGGGCAGGACGAGGCCGTCCAGACGCTGCGCGCCGCGGCATCCGACCCGGCATCCCTGTCGCACGCCTGGCTGATCACGGGGCCGCCGGGCTCCGGCCGGTCCACCCTCGCCTACGCGTTCGCCGCCGCGCTGATCGCCGACGGCCCCGAGGACGAGGCGACGATGCGGCAGGTGCTCGCCGGCACGCATCCGGACGTCACGGCGCTGCGCACCGACAAGGTCATCATCACGATCGCCGAGGCGCGCGCGCTCGTCGAGCGCTCCTACTTCGCCCCCTCCGCCGGACGCTACCGGGTGATCGTGGTGGAGGACGCCGACCGGATGGTCGAGCGCACCTCGAACGTGCTGCTCAAGGCGCTCGAGGAGCCCCCGGAGCAGACGGTGTGGGTGCTGTGCGCGCCGAGCGAGGCCGATCTGCTGCCCACCATCCGCTCGCGGGTGCGGCCCCTGCGGCTGCGCGAGCCGGATGTCGCCGACGTGGCACGGCTGATCACGCTGCGCACCGGCGCGGACGAGGCGACCGCGGAGCAGGCGGCCCGGCACGCGCAGCGCCACATCGGCATGGCGCAGCGCCTCGCCACCGACGAGGCGGCCCGGCGCCGGCGTGACGAGTCGCTGCGGGCGGTGCTCGGCGTGCGCGGGGTGGCGGATGCCGTCGAGGTCGCCGGCCGCATCATCCAGACCGCGACGGACGACGCCAAGGCGCTGACCGCCGAGCGCGACGAGGCCGAGCGCCGGGCGCTGCTGCGCACCGTCGGCGTCGCGGAGGGGCAGCCGGTGCCGCCGGCGCTGCGCGCCCAGGTCTCCGCCCTCGAGGACGAGCAGAAGAAGCGGGCCACCCGCAGTCTGCGCGACGGCATCGACCGGGTGCTCACCGACCTGCAGTCGCTCTACCGCGACGTCGTGATGCTGCAGTACGGGCGCGGCGAGGCGCTGATCAACCGCGAGCTCGGCGCGGAGCTGGCCGCGCTCGCCGCGGCCTGGCCGGTCGAGCGGACCATCGTCGCCCTCGACGCGATCGCCGACACCCGTGAGTCCCTGGAGCGCAACGTCGCCCCGCTGCTCGCCCTGGAGAGCCTGCTCATCACGATCGCCAGCGGAAGGACGCCGTGA
- the tmk gene encoding dTMP kinase, which produces MTADRDSASRGASAHPGLWITLEGGDGSGKTTQAALLAEWLQSQGRTVVHTREPGGSEVGRLIREIVLHHRGDIAPRAEALLYAADRAHHIAAVVRPALLRGDVVIQDRYLDSSVAYQGAGRILDAGEVRDLSLWATEGALPDLTVLLDLDPADARRRLDADDKPFDRLEAEKDEFHGRVRDAYLRLADAEPERFLVVDAALAPEVIAERIRGRVQALLGA; this is translated from the coding sequence GTGACCGCGGACCGCGACTCCGCGAGCCGTGGCGCCTCCGCGCACCCCGGTCTCTGGATCACCCTCGAGGGCGGCGACGGTTCGGGCAAGACCACCCAGGCCGCCCTGCTCGCCGAATGGCTGCAGTCGCAGGGTCGCACGGTCGTGCACACCCGCGAGCCGGGCGGTTCCGAGGTCGGCCGTCTCATCCGCGAGATCGTGCTGCACCACCGCGGCGACATCGCACCGCGCGCCGAGGCGCTGCTGTACGCCGCCGACCGGGCGCACCACATCGCCGCCGTGGTGCGGCCCGCCCTGCTGCGCGGGGACGTGGTCATCCAGGACCGCTACCTCGACTCCTCCGTCGCCTACCAGGGTGCCGGGCGGATCCTGGATGCCGGCGAGGTGCGCGACCTGTCGCTGTGGGCGACCGAGGGCGCGCTGCCCGACCTCACCGTGCTGCTCGACCTCGACCCCGCCGACGCCCGTCGCCGGCTCGACGCCGACGACAAGCCGTTCGACCGGCTCGAGGCGGAGAAGGACGAGTTCCACGGCCGGGTGCGCGACGCCTACCTGCGGCTCGCGGATGCCGAGCCCGAGCGCTTCCTCGTCGTGGACGCCGCCCTCGCCCCCGAGGTCATCGCCGAGCGGATTCGCGGCCGCGTGCAGGCGCTGCTCGGCGCCTGA
- the topA gene encoding type I DNA topoisomerase — protein sequence MAAGKKLVIVESPTKMRSIQGYLGDEYEVLSSVGHIRDLADKKDIPAADKPAYGKYSIDVENDFDPYYVVSDRKAKTVAELKRALKQADELLLATDEDREGEAIAWHLLETLKPKVPVKRMVFHEITKDAIQEAVRNTRELDHALVDAQETRRILDRLYGWDVSPVLWYKVKTGLSAGRVQSAATRMIVDRERERMAFVSAEYWDVEATASARTAARSGFTVRLVRVDGGQLARGTDFDDTGALKKAVVVLTEKEAADLAAAVNAAGSATVTKVEAKPGTRSPYAPFTTSTMQQEAGRKLSMSAKQAMSVAQRLYEKGYITYMRTDSTALSTQAVQAARNQAVALYGDAAVPLKPRVYKSKSKNAQEAHEAIRPSGENFRTPASVSGELDREELRLYDLIWKRTVASQMADAKYETTTVTLETDAAGRRAEFTASGTVYTFKGFLEAYEEGRDEKRGDQDTAADQSLPQVAVGDELAVTDAEAKGHRTTPKPRYTEASLVKALEEHGIGRPSTFASIIGTVIDRGYAIKRGQALVPTWLAFSVVRLLEQHFADLIDYDFTAALEDDLDAIARGEQNRVEWLRSFYYGSKDHVGLRQVVDNLGEIDARALNSTRITDTATLRFGKYGPYLEVVDPAHPDAKPRIVNVPEDLAPDELTPEKAQELIDAPVAGDRVLGENPENGKIIVVKDGRFGPYVQEEDPVDETAAAVDEATGEVVEAPKAKGRGAKKEAAPKPRTASLFRSMSVDTIDLDTALRLLSLPRVVGTDPATGEEITAQNGRFGPYLKKGADSRSLENEQQIFDITLEQALEIYAQPKYGARRASSALAEFDADPVSGKPIRIRDGRFGPYVTDGETNVTIPRGQQPSDITYEIAVQMLADKRAKGPAPKRGRAAAKKTTAKTTAAKTTAAKKAPASKAAAKTGAKAPAKTAAATDSAKAAARSAAAKKAAATRAANAKRRAEQAE from the coding sequence TTGGCTGCAGGCAAGAAGCTCGTCATCGTCGAGTCGCCGACGAAGATGCGCTCGATTCAGGGCTACCTCGGCGACGAGTACGAGGTCCTCAGCTCGGTGGGTCACATCCGCGATCTGGCCGACAAGAAGGACATCCCCGCCGCCGACAAGCCGGCCTACGGGAAGTACTCGATCGACGTCGAGAACGACTTCGACCCGTACTACGTCGTCAGCGACCGCAAGGCGAAGACCGTCGCCGAGCTCAAGCGCGCCCTGAAGCAGGCCGACGAGCTCCTGCTCGCCACCGATGAGGACCGCGAGGGCGAGGCCATCGCGTGGCACCTGCTGGAGACCCTGAAGCCGAAGGTCCCCGTCAAGCGCATGGTGTTCCACGAGATCACCAAGGACGCCATCCAGGAGGCGGTGCGCAACACCCGCGAACTGGACCACGCGCTCGTCGACGCGCAGGAGACCCGCCGCATCCTCGACCGCCTGTACGGGTGGGACGTCTCGCCCGTGCTCTGGTACAAGGTCAAGACCGGCCTGTCCGCCGGCCGTGTGCAGTCGGCCGCGACCCGGATGATCGTCGACCGCGAGCGGGAGCGGATGGCCTTCGTCTCGGCCGAGTACTGGGACGTCGAGGCCACGGCATCCGCCCGCACCGCGGCGCGCTCCGGCTTCACCGTGCGTCTAGTCCGCGTCGACGGCGGCCAGCTCGCCCGCGGCACCGACTTCGACGACACCGGCGCGCTGAAGAAGGCCGTGGTCGTCCTCACCGAGAAGGAGGCGGCCGACCTCGCCGCTGCCGTGAACGCCGCCGGCTCCGCCACCGTCACCAAGGTCGAGGCCAAGCCCGGCACCCGCAGCCCCTACGCACCCTTCACGACCTCCACCATGCAGCAGGAGGCGGGGCGCAAGCTCTCGATGAGCGCGAAGCAGGCGATGAGCGTCGCCCAGCGCCTGTACGAGAAGGGGTACATCACCTATATGCGCACCGACTCGACGGCGCTCAGCACGCAGGCCGTCCAGGCCGCGCGCAACCAGGCCGTCGCGCTGTACGGCGACGCCGCCGTGCCGCTGAAGCCGCGCGTGTACAAGTCGAAGAGCAAGAACGCCCAGGAGGCGCACGAGGCCATCCGGCCCTCCGGGGAGAACTTCCGGACCCCGGCATCCGTCTCCGGGGAACTCGATCGCGAGGAGCTGCGGCTCTACGACCTGATCTGGAAGCGCACGGTCGCCAGCCAGATGGCCGACGCGAAGTACGAGACGACGACGGTCACGCTCGAGACGGATGCCGCGGGCCGCCGCGCCGAGTTCACGGCATCCGGCACCGTGTACACCTTCAAGGGCTTCCTGGAGGCGTACGAGGAGGGCCGCGACGAGAAGCGCGGCGACCAGGACACCGCGGCGGACCAGTCCCTGCCGCAGGTCGCGGTCGGCGACGAGCTCGCCGTGACGGATGCCGAGGCCAAGGGCCACCGCACCACTCCGAAGCCCCGGTACACGGAGGCGTCGCTGGTGAAGGCCCTGGAGGAGCACGGCATCGGCCGGCCGTCCACCTTCGCGAGCATCATCGGCACGGTCATCGACCGCGGCTACGCGATCAAGCGGGGACAGGCGCTCGTGCCGACCTGGCTCGCCTTCAGCGTCGTGCGCCTGCTCGAGCAGCACTTCGCCGACCTCATCGACTACGACTTCACCGCCGCGCTCGAAGACGACCTGGACGCCATCGCCCGCGGAGAGCAGAACCGGGTGGAGTGGCTCCGCTCCTTCTACTACGGCTCGAAGGACCACGTCGGCCTGCGCCAGGTGGTCGACAACCTCGGCGAGATCGACGCCCGGGCGCTGAACTCCACGCGGATCACCGACACCGCGACCCTCCGGTTCGGCAAGTACGGCCCCTACCTCGAGGTCGTCGACCCCGCCCACCCGGACGCGAAGCCGCGGATCGTGAACGTGCCCGAGGACCTCGCCCCCGACGAGCTGACCCCGGAGAAAGCGCAGGAGCTCATCGACGCCCCCGTCGCCGGGGACCGCGTGCTCGGCGAGAACCCGGAGAACGGCAAGATCATCGTCGTCAAGGACGGCCGCTTCGGACCGTACGTGCAGGAGGAGGACCCGGTCGACGAGACCGCCGCCGCCGTGGACGAGGCCACCGGCGAGGTCGTCGAGGCGCCGAAGGCGAAGGGCCGCGGTGCGAAGAAGGAGGCCGCGCCCAAGCCCCGCACGGCCTCGCTGTTCCGGTCGATGTCGGTGGACACCATCGACCTCGACACCGCGCTGAGGCTGCTGAGCCTGCCGCGCGTGGTCGGCACCGACCCCGCCACCGGCGAGGAGATCACGGCCCAGAACGGCCGGTTCGGCCCGTACCTGAAGAAGGGCGCCGACTCGCGGTCGCTGGAGAACGAGCAGCAGATCTTCGACATCACCCTCGAGCAGGCGCTGGAGATCTACGCGCAGCCGAAGTACGGCGCCCGCCGTGCCTCCAGCGCGCTCGCCGAGTTCGACGCCGACCCGGTCAGCGGCAAGCCGATCCGCATCCGCGACGGCCGCTTCGGGCCGTACGTCACCGACGGCGAGACGAACGTGACCATCCCGCGCGGGCAGCAGCCCAGCGACATCACGTACGAGATCGCGGTGCAGATGCTCGCCGACAAGCGCGCGAAGGGCCCGGCGCCCAAGCGCGGTCGTGCGGCGGCGAAGAAGACCACCGCGAAGACGACGGCCGCGAAGACGACGGCCGCGAAGAAGGCTCCGGCGTCGAAGGCGGCGGCGAAGACGGGTGCCAAGGCGCCGGCCAAGACGGCGGCCGCGACCGACAGCGCGAAGGCGGCGGCGCGTTCGGCTGCGGCGAAGAAGGCCGCCGCGACGCGCGCCGCGAACGCGAAGCGCCGGGCCGAGCAGGCGGAGTGA
- a CDS encoding Rv3654c family TadE-like protein, producing MAGTAMAAGVLTVAATLSLGFAAVGGAAVTAQRAAGAADAAALAAADVASGAVPSAEDPCAVAARVAAASGAALTGCALEGLMATVQVEAAYAGMSAVSRARAGPPEGP from the coding sequence ATGGCGGGAACCGCGATGGCCGCCGGCGTCCTGACGGTCGCGGCGACCCTGTCGCTGGGGTTCGCGGCCGTCGGCGGCGCGGCGGTCACCGCGCAGCGCGCCGCCGGGGCCGCGGACGCGGCGGCCCTCGCGGCGGCGGACGTCGCCTCCGGCGCGGTGCCGTCCGCGGAGGATCCGTGCGCCGTCGCCGCACGCGTCGCCGCGGCCTCCGGGGCGGCGCTCACCGGCTGTGCGCTGGAGGGACTCATGGCGACCGTGCAGGTCGAAGCGGCGTACGCTGGGATGAGCGCCGTCTCCCGTGCCCGCGCCGGGCCACCCGAGGGACCATGA
- a CDS encoding TadE family type IV pilus minor pilin has protein sequence MAAELALAVPAVVLALLMGVGALSAAACQVSLQDAAADAARLLGRGEDAGRAFAVVSTAVGGATARSEQRGDLVCVTASTSFQVGALVRIPLGAESCALAGGL, from the coding sequence GTGGCCGCGGAGCTGGCGCTCGCGGTGCCCGCCGTGGTGCTCGCACTCCTGATGGGCGTCGGCGCGCTGAGCGCCGCCGCCTGCCAGGTGTCGCTGCAGGATGCCGCCGCCGACGCGGCGCGACTGCTCGGTCGCGGCGAGGACGCCGGCCGCGCGTTCGCGGTCGTCTCCACCGCCGTCGGCGGCGCCACGGCTCGCTCGGAGCAGCGCGGGGATCTGGTCTGCGTCACGGCGTCGACGTCGTTCCAGGTCGGCGCCCTGGTGCGGATCCCCCTCGGCGCCGAGAGCTGCGCGCTCGCCGGCGGGCTGTGA
- a CDS encoding DUF4244 domain-containing protein: MNRMELPTLTRRRAANLFTDETGAATAEYAITTMAAVAFAGLLVVIMRSDEVRGILTDLVRRALTVS, translated from the coding sequence ATGAACCGGATGGAACTGCCGACCCTGACCAGGCGCCGGGCGGCGAACCTGTTCACCGACGAGACGGGCGCGGCCACTGCGGAGTACGCCATCACCACGATGGCCGCGGTCGCCTTCGCGGGACTCCTCGTGGTGATCATGCGATCGGATGAGGTGCGCGGCATCCTCACCGATCTGGTGCGGCGAGCCCTCACGGTGTCGTGA
- a CDS encoding type II secretion system F family protein yields MLSPLRRIRLPRRREGHENDAGDAAVAVRTLAVLLQAGARPMTAWRHLADSGNASAERVVARCADGLDLVSAIEAEGGTWVDVAAAWDVATTVGAPLAEVLRALAESLQDAAAAADDVRIALAEPAGTARLLLWLPVAGLLLGYALGFDTVTVLTTNPFGIACVAAGLLLVLLARWWTRRLVRRAQPEPGTPGMHAELVAVALSGGAAIARAVRLVETSAAQLRDERHATDAVLELSRAAGVPAVELLRASAAQQRQDARVQGRLRAARLGAKLLLPLGACTLPAFLLLGVAPLMLSVLSSTPLPG; encoded by the coding sequence GTGCTGAGCCCGCTTCGCCGGATCCGCCTTCCGCGCCGTCGCGAGGGACACGAGAACGACGCCGGGGACGCAGCGGTCGCGGTGCGCACGCTCGCGGTGCTGCTGCAGGCCGGAGCGCGGCCGATGACGGCCTGGCGGCATCTCGCCGACTCCGGGAACGCCTCCGCCGAACGCGTCGTGGCGCGCTGCGCGGACGGCCTCGACCTCGTCTCGGCGATCGAGGCCGAAGGCGGCACCTGGGTCGATGTGGCGGCGGCGTGGGACGTGGCCACCACGGTGGGCGCCCCGCTCGCGGAGGTCCTCCGCGCGCTCGCCGAGTCGCTGCAGGACGCCGCGGCCGCCGCCGATGACGTCAGGATCGCCCTCGCCGAACCCGCCGGGACCGCCCGGCTGCTGCTCTGGCTGCCGGTGGCGGGCCTGCTGCTCGGGTACGCGCTCGGCTTCGACACCGTCACGGTGCTCACCACGAACCCGTTCGGGATCGCCTGCGTGGCCGCCGGCCTGCTCCTGGTGCTCCTGGCGCGGTGGTGGACCCGCCGGCTGGTGCGCCGCGCGCAGCCGGAGCCGGGCACGCCGGGCATGCACGCCGAACTCGTCGCCGTCGCCCTGTCCGGCGGGGCGGCCATCGCCCGGGCGGTGCGGCTGGTGGAGACGAGCGCGGCGCAGCTGCGCGACGAGCGTCATGCCACGGATGCCGTGCTCGAGCTCTCCCGCGCCGCCGGCGTTCCCGCCGTCGAGCTGCTCCGGGCATCCGCCGCGCAGCAACGGCAGGATGCCCGGGTCCAGGGACGTCTGCGCGCCGCGCGTCTCGGAGCGAAGCTGCTGCTGCCGCTGGGCGCGTGCACGCTGCCGGCGTTCCTCCTGCTCGGCGTGGCACCGCTGATGCTCAGCGTGCTGAGTTCGACGCCGCTGCCGGGATGA
- a CDS encoding TadA family conjugal transfer-associated ATPase, whose translation MAEPFVLRPRTAHAGSGPSAGRMPLDPAFGALAEFCADDRVTDLFVNGAGGLFVDRGRGAEREEGWRASEREVRDLAVALVAAGGRHLDDQSPCVDVRLDSGIRVHAVLAPVSTSGTALSIRIPRVLAADLDALAGYGTFAPGEREWLGRLVAERANVLITGGTGSGKTTLLTALLSEVPPTERIVTIEDVAELRPRHPHHVSLEARQANLEGAGRITLAMLVRESLRMRPDRLVVGECRGEEVRELLTALNTGHDGGAGTLHASGLADVPARMEALGALAGMDATALARQVVSAFSVVLHLGRDPDGTRRIRRAGRFVLHGDRLGIEEMSPC comes from the coding sequence ATGGCCGAACCCTTCGTCCTCCGCCCCCGCACCGCACACGCGGGGTCCGGTCCGTCCGCGGGACGGATGCCGCTTGATCCCGCCTTCGGCGCGCTCGCCGAGTTCTGCGCCGATGACCGGGTCACCGACCTCTTCGTCAACGGCGCGGGCGGACTCTTCGTCGACCGCGGACGGGGCGCGGAGCGTGAGGAGGGCTGGCGGGCATCCGAACGGGAGGTGCGCGACCTGGCCGTGGCGCTCGTGGCGGCCGGCGGCCGTCATCTCGACGATCAGTCGCCGTGCGTCGACGTGCGCCTGGACTCCGGCATCCGGGTGCACGCGGTGCTCGCCCCGGTCTCCACCTCGGGCACCGCGCTGTCCATCCGCATCCCCCGCGTGCTCGCGGCCGATCTGGACGCGCTCGCTGGATACGGCACGTTCGCGCCGGGGGAGCGCGAGTGGCTGGGGCGGCTCGTCGCGGAGCGCGCGAACGTCCTCATCACCGGCGGCACCGGCAGCGGCAAGACCACCCTGCTGACCGCCCTGCTGTCCGAAGTGCCGCCGACCGAGCGCATCGTCACCATCGAGGACGTGGCGGAGCTGCGGCCGCGGCATCCGCACCACGTCTCCCTCGAGGCGCGTCAGGCCAACCTCGAGGGCGCGGGACGGATCACGCTCGCCATGCTCGTGCGCGAGTCGCTGCGGATGCGGCCCGATCGCCTCGTGGTCGGCGAGTGCCGCGGCGAGGAGGTGCGCGAGCTGCTGACCGCGCTGAACACCGGGCACGACGGCGGCGCCGGCACCCTGCACGCGAGTGGCCTCGCGGATGTGCCGGCCCGTATGGAAGCCCTCGGGGCGCTCGCCGGCATGGACGCGACGGCGCTCGCACGGCAGGTGGTCAGCGCGTTCAGCGTCGTGCTGCATCTCGGCCGGGATCCGGACGGCACCCGCCGCATCCGGCGCGCCGGGAGGTTCGTGCTGCACGGCGACCGCCTGGGGATCGAGGAGATGTCGCCGTGCTGA
- the acs gene encoding acetate--CoA ligase — protein sequence MSSQIDHLLDESRQFPPSPEFVSQSIDDPALYERAAADREGFWGEQARELLHWSTPFTQVLDWSNPPFAKWFADGELNVAYNCLDRHVEAGNGDRVAILWEGEPGDERRITYAELTDEVKRLARVLEDLGIGQGDRVAIYLPMIPEAIVSMLAVARLGAIHSVVFGGFSADSLRSRIDDAGARLVITADGGYRKGRVSPLKPAVDQALSDRGDGEQATVEHVLVVKRTENEVEWQHGRDIWWHDVVPAAEADHEAQPFPAENPLFILYTSGTTGKPKGILHTSGGYLTQASFTHKYVFDLHPETDVFWCTADIGWVTGHSYVTYGPLANGATQVLYEGTPDTPHPGRWWEIIQKYGVTIFYTAPTAIRSFMKIGRSVPKKFDLSSLRVLGSVGEPINPEAWMWYREVIGGERTPIVDTWWQTETGAIMVSPLPGITATKPGSAQVPLPGISIDVVDDAGERVGNGNGGLLVITEPWPSMLRGIWGDPERFKETYWDKFADRGYYFAGDGARLDEDGDLWLLGRVDDVMNVSGHRLSTAEIESALVAHEATAEAAVVGASDETTGQAVVAFVIIKESYLAEHSPEGLAAQLRQWVGEQIGPIARPRDVYIVGELPKTRSGKIMRRLLRDVAEGREVGDTTTLADTAVMSIISAQVK from the coding sequence ATGAGCAGCCAGATCGACCATCTCCTCGACGAGTCCCGGCAGTTCCCGCCCTCGCCCGAATTCGTCTCCCAGTCGATCGACGATCCTGCGCTCTACGAGCGGGCCGCGGCCGACCGCGAGGGCTTCTGGGGCGAGCAGGCGCGTGAGCTGCTGCACTGGAGCACGCCGTTCACGCAGGTGCTGGACTGGTCGAATCCGCCCTTCGCGAAGTGGTTCGCGGACGGCGAGCTGAACGTCGCCTACAACTGCCTCGACCGGCACGTCGAAGCGGGCAACGGCGACCGGGTCGCGATCCTGTGGGAGGGCGAACCCGGCGACGAGCGGCGCATCACGTACGCCGAGCTCACCGACGAGGTCAAGCGCCTCGCCCGCGTGCTCGAGGATCTCGGCATCGGCCAGGGCGACCGCGTGGCCATCTACCTGCCGATGATCCCCGAGGCGATCGTGTCCATGCTCGCGGTCGCCCGCCTCGGCGCGATCCACTCCGTGGTCTTCGGCGGGTTCAGCGCCGACAGCCTGCGTTCGCGCATCGACGACGCCGGCGCCCGGCTCGTCATCACCGCCGACGGCGGATATCGCAAGGGCCGGGTGTCGCCGCTCAAGCCCGCCGTCGACCAGGCGCTCAGCGACCGCGGCGACGGCGAGCAGGCCACCGTCGAGCACGTGCTGGTCGTGAAGCGGACCGAGAACGAGGTGGAGTGGCAGCACGGCCGCGACATCTGGTGGCACGACGTCGTCCCGGCGGCCGAGGCCGACCACGAGGCGCAGCCGTTCCCCGCGGAGAATCCGCTCTTCATCCTCTACACCTCCGGCACCACCGGGAAGCCGAAGGGCATCCTGCACACCTCCGGCGGCTACCTCACCCAGGCGTCGTTCACCCACAAGTACGTCTTCGACCTGCACCCCGAGACCGACGTCTTCTGGTGCACGGCCGACATCGGCTGGGTGACCGGCCACTCCTACGTCACCTACGGACCGCTCGCCAACGGCGCCACCCAGGTGCTCTACGAGGGGACGCCGGACACCCCGCATCCGGGCCGCTGGTGGGAGATCATCCAGAAGTACGGCGTGACCATCTTCTACACCGCGCCCACCGCCATCCGCTCCTTCATGAAGATCGGCCGCAGCGTCCCGAAGAAGTTCGACCTGTCGAGCCTGCGCGTGCTCGGTTCGGTGGGCGAGCCGATCAACCCCGAGGCGTGGATGTGGTACCGCGAGGTGATCGGCGGCGAGCGCACGCCGATCGTCGACACCTGGTGGCAGACCGAGACCGGGGCGATCATGGTGTCGCCGCTGCCCGGCATCACCGCGACGAAGCCCGGGTCCGCGCAGGTGCCGCTCCCGGGCATCTCCATCGACGTGGTCGACGACGCCGGCGAGCGGGTGGGCAACGGCAACGGCGGTCTGCTCGTGATCACCGAGCCCTGGCCGAGCATGCTGCGCGGCATCTGGGGAGACCCGGAGCGGTTCAAGGAGACGTACTGGGACAAGTTCGCCGACCGCGGCTACTACTTCGCCGGGGACGGCGCGCGGCTCGACGAGGACGGCGACCTGTGGCTGCTCGGCCGTGTGGACGACGTCATGAACGTGTCCGGCCACCGTCTCTCCACGGCGGAGATCGAGTCGGCGCTGGTGGCGCACGAGGCGACGGCCGAGGCGGCGGTCGTCGGGGCCTCCGACGAGACCACCGGCCAGGCGGTCGTGGCCTTCGTGATCATCAAGGAGAGCTACCTCGCCGAGCACTCCCCCGAGGGGCTCGCCGCACAGCTGCGGCAGTGGGTCGGCGAGCAGATCGGCCCGATCGCCCGCCCGCGGGACGTGTACATCGTGGGCGAGCTGCCCAAGACGCGGTCGGGCAAGATCATGCGCCGTCTGCTGCGGGACGTCGCCGAGGGCCGCGAGGTCGGGGACACCACCACTCTCGCCGACACCGCGGTGATGAGCATCATCTCGGCGCAGGTGAAGTAG
- a CDS encoding RidA family protein: protein MSIAARLQELGIELPAVAAPVAAYVPAVVHGGLVHTSGQLPFVDGALPATGKVGGGVDPADAKEYARTCALNALAAAADAAGGVDRLAGVLRVGGFVASDPSFTGQPGVINGASEVLGEIFGDAGKHARAAVGVPVLPLDSPVEVEVSFLLA from the coding sequence GTGAGCATCGCCGCACGCCTCCAGGAGCTCGGCATCGAGCTGCCCGCCGTCGCCGCGCCGGTGGCGGCCTACGTCCCCGCCGTCGTCCACGGCGGTCTGGTGCACACGTCGGGTCAGCTGCCGTTCGTGGACGGCGCGCTGCCCGCCACCGGCAAGGTGGGCGGGGGCGTCGACCCGGCGGATGCCAAGGAGTACGCCCGCACCTGCGCGCTGAACGCGCTCGCCGCGGCCGCGGATGCCGCGGGCGGCGTGGACCGGCTCGCCGGCGTGCTGCGGGTCGGCGGCTTCGTGGCATCCGACCCCTCCTTCACCGGCCAGCCCGGCGTCATCAACGGCGCCAGCGAGGTGCTCGGCGAGATCTTCGGGGATGCCGGGAAGCACGCGCGCGCCGCCGTGGGCGTTCCGGTGCTGCCACTGGACAGCCCGGTCGAGGTCGAGGTCAGCTTCCTGCTCGCCTGA
- a CDS encoding DUF4177 domain-containing protein: MTTWEYLTTPLLIHNTAAILNNWGKQGWELVQVVQGPEGGLVAYFKRPVTQDATANAGLAAAAEASRQFEGGAA; the protein is encoded by the coding sequence ATGACCACGTGGGAGTATCTGACCACGCCGCTGCTGATCCACAACACCGCCGCGATCCTCAACAACTGGGGCAAGCAGGGCTGGGAGCTGGTGCAGGTGGTGCAGGGACCCGAGGGCGGTCTGGTCGCCTACTTCAAGCGTCCGGTGACGCAGGACGCCACGGCGAACGCCGGCCTCGCGGCCGCCGCCGAGGCGTCGCGCCAGTTCGAGGGCGGTGCCGCGTGA